The Planctomicrobium piriforme genome has a segment encoding these proteins:
- a CDS encoding transposase translates to MAQGREATHAAAILDGRVLQSTPESGKRRGYDGGELKKGSKVHITIDMLGHLLAVKVSPVNEQERAQVSELCSRS, encoded by the coding sequence GTGGCCCAGGGACGAGAGGCAACGCACGCCGCCGCGATTCTGGATGGCCGAGTCCTGCAATCGACTCCGGAGAGTGGAAAACGGCGTGGATACGACGGCGGAGAACTCAAGAAGGGTTCGAAGGTCCACATTACGATTGACATGCTGGGGCATTTGCTGGCGGTGAAGGTATCGCCGGTCAACGAACAGGAACGGGCTCAAGTTTCTGAATTGTGCAGCCGTTCATGA